The following proteins are encoded in a genomic region of Arthrobacter jiangjiafuii:
- a CDS encoding MFS transporter: MNGRRAWLVWGVSVLAYLAAVTQRTTFGVAGLEATARFDATASILSVFTVVQLLVYAGLQIPVGVLVDRFGPRLLIAGGAGLMMAGQLQLATADSVAGGILGRSLVGAGDALTFISVLRLLPAWFTGRQIPILTQWTGIVGQLGQIASAIPFAFVLHRFGWSPAFVSAASLSVLALVLTLLLVRNRPPGTAGPQVLPLRQTATSLAQAWRQPGTRLGMWTHFTIQFPGTVFVMMWGFPYLVSAEGVDSSWASALMTLFVVVAVICGPWLGSWVGRHPLRRSTMVLLIAGAMACAWLAVLLYPGPAPLWLLALLVAVLAIGGPGSMIGFDFARTYNPGNRLGTATGIVNIGGFIASLVSMYLIGVVLDVLNAAGFSGGDLYALDSFRIALAVQFVVMGFGVAGILSTRAKVRARMADDGVRLPPLRQALARERLRKQAARRGTEQSSPGNETG, translated from the coding sequence GTGAACGGCAGGCGCGCCTGGCTGGTGTGGGGCGTCAGCGTCCTGGCCTATCTGGCAGCGGTCACGCAGCGGACCACGTTCGGCGTTGCGGGGCTCGAAGCGACCGCCCGTTTTGACGCGACCGCGTCCATCCTGTCGGTCTTCACCGTGGTGCAGCTGCTGGTCTACGCCGGGCTGCAGATCCCGGTGGGCGTCCTGGTGGACCGGTTTGGTCCGCGCCTGCTGATTGCCGGCGGCGCCGGGCTGATGATGGCCGGGCAGCTGCAGCTGGCCACGGCGGATTCGGTGGCCGGCGGCATCCTGGGTCGGTCCCTGGTCGGGGCCGGCGATGCCTTGACCTTCATCAGCGTATTGCGGCTGCTGCCGGCCTGGTTCACCGGCCGGCAGATCCCGATCCTGACCCAGTGGACCGGGATCGTGGGGCAGCTGGGCCAGATTGCCAGCGCCATTCCCTTTGCCTTTGTCCTGCACCGGTTCGGCTGGAGCCCGGCCTTTGTGTCGGCGGCTTCACTGTCGGTCCTTGCCCTGGTGCTGACTCTTCTCTTGGTCCGGAACCGGCCGCCCGGGACCGCAGGCCCGCAGGTGCTGCCGCTGCGGCAGACCGCCACCTCCCTTGCGCAGGCCTGGCGCCAGCCCGGCACCCGCCTGGGCATGTGGACGCACTTCACCATCCAGTTCCCCGGCACGGTGTTCGTGATGATGTGGGGCTTCCCGTACCTGGTCAGCGCCGAAGGGGTGGATTCCTCGTGGGCCTCGGCCCTGATGACGCTCTTTGTGGTGGTGGCCGTGATCTGCGGTCCCTGGCTGGGCTCCTGGGTGGGACGGCATCCGCTGCGCCGTTCCACGATGGTGCTGCTGATCGCCGGGGCGATGGCCTGCGCCTGGCTGGCCGTGCTGCTCTATCCGGGCCCGGCACCGCTGTGGCTCCTGGCACTGCTGGTGGCCGTCCTGGCGATCGGCGGTCCGGGGTCGATGATCGGCTTTGATTTTGCGCGCACCTACAATCCCGGGAACCGGCTGGGCACCGCCACCGGCATCGTGAACATCGGGGGATTCATTGCCTCGCTGGTATCCATGTACCTGATCGGTGTGGTGCTGGATGTGCTCAATGCCGCCGGCTTCTCCGGAGGGGACCTGTACGCCCTGGATTCCTTCCGCATCGCCCTCGCCGTCCAGTTTGTGGTGATGGGATTCGGTGTCGCCGGGATCCTATCGACGCGGGCCAAGGTCCGGGCGCGGATGGCCGACGACGGCGTTCGGCTGCCGCCGCTGCGGCAGGCCCTGGCCCGGGAGCGGTTGCGCAAACAGGCCGCACGCAGGGGCACGGAACAGTCCTCCCCGGGCAACGAAACCGGGTAA
- a CDS encoding DUF4192 domain-containing protein, whose translation MTNIPSARESQQEPFRVSGPADILAFIPHSLGFAPQESLVLMTMNTARLGATLRLDLPAAALDYRGYAARVAGLLRSDESADGVLMAVYTDRAWKRADSPPYLRLVTALGECLADAGLPIRDGWLVSAATWRDYFCSDNACCPWPGHPLGQISDSSLSAEMVFRGSAYARTLDEAVGQDQPAPWEHGRETAAHARAFARRISGHWCRYPQFSGTLAVWDRFFTEAAAPAGAPGERPRGCAQLRADPEAAGFLLASLRARPVRDTLLVMAALGRSRAVAGAAACGLLAADTRRPVLPSAHAVQADSLDPDSLDPLEPDRKAGADFRSVLVGQYGQAPDWRGLDAASLVFAELLAAHADPESGDEDGEAAAALLSLLAWAEWARGRGSRAQIYLARCLDSHPGYRLAELLQELLATGMFPAWAQNPATAWKGAAGERASRGPE comes from the coding sequence ATGACGAACATCCCCAGTGCCCGCGAATCCCAGCAGGAGCCCTTCCGTGTAAGCGGTCCGGCCGACATCCTGGCGTTCATTCCCCACAGTCTCGGTTTCGCTCCGCAGGAATCGCTGGTCCTGATGACCATGAACACCGCGCGGCTCGGTGCCACGCTGCGCCTTGACCTGCCCGCTGCGGCTCTGGACTACCGCGGGTACGCCGCCAGGGTGGCCGGACTCCTGCGCTCCGACGAGAGCGCGGACGGTGTCCTCATGGCTGTGTACACGGACCGTGCATGGAAGCGGGCGGACAGCCCGCCGTACCTGCGGCTTGTCACCGCGCTGGGGGAGTGCCTTGCCGATGCGGGGCTGCCCATCCGTGATGGATGGCTGGTGTCGGCAGCCACCTGGCGCGACTACTTTTGCAGCGACAACGCCTGCTGCCCCTGGCCCGGCCACCCGCTGGGGCAGATTTCAGACAGCTCCCTGAGCGCTGAAATGGTGTTCCGCGGCAGCGCCTACGCCCGAACCCTCGATGAAGCCGTTGGCCAGGACCAGCCGGCGCCGTGGGAACACGGCCGGGAAACAGCCGCCCATGCCCGGGCCTTTGCCCGCCGGATCAGCGGCCACTGGTGCCGGTATCCGCAGTTCTCCGGCACCCTTGCGGTCTGGGACCGGTTCTTCACAGAAGCCGCGGCACCTGCCGGTGCTCCCGGGGAGCGGCCGCGGGGCTGCGCACAGCTTCGCGCCGACCCGGAGGCAGCCGGTTTCCTGCTGGCAAGCCTGCGGGCCCGGCCGGTGCGGGACACGCTGTTGGTGATGGCGGCACTGGGACGCAGCCGGGCCGTTGCCGGCGCTGCTGCCTGCGGGCTGCTGGCGGCCGATACCCGCCGTCCCGTCCTGCCTTCAGCTCACGCCGTCCAGGCCGACTCCCTGGATCCGGACTCACTGGACCCGCTGGAACCGGACCGGAAAGCCGGGGCGGATTTCCGGTCCGTCCTGGTAGGGCAGTATGGCCAGGCTCCGGATTGGCGCGGTTTGGACGCCGCATCCCTGGTCTTCGCTGAGCTCCTTGCGGCCCACGCAGATCCGGAGAGCGGGGACGAGGACGGTGAGGCAGCCGCTGCCCTGCTCAGCCTCCTGGCCTGGGCGGAGTGGGCGCGGGGGCGCGGATCGCGTGCACAGATCTATCTGGCCCGGTGCCTGGACTCCCATCCCGGCTACCGCCTGGCGGAGCTGTTACAGGAACTGCTGGCCACCGGGATGTTCCCGGCCTGGGCGCAGAACCCGGCCACGGCATGGAAGGGAGCCGCCGGAGAACGTGCCAGCCGTGGCCCGGAATAG
- a CDS encoding RNA polymerase sigma factor encodes MSPRKTTAVEETDTASKRTAVDEASAAPAPMEAAAGEKTAVKTVRKAAARKPAAAKAGTAAARKPAAKSAKAAKAAAAAEEEESRRAAEPAEPELDEAAAPEAVPTGSGFVYSDADDDDAPAQQVVSAGATADPVKDYLKQIGKVALLNAEQEVDLALRIEAGLFADEKLAADPDMDPKLKRELEFIVHDGKRAKNHLLEANLRLVVSLAKRYTGRGMLFLDLIQEGNLGLIRAVEKFDYTKGFKFSTYATWWIRQAITRAMADQARTIRIPVHMVEVINKLARVQRQMLQDLGREPAPEELALELDMTPEKVVEVQKYGREPISLHTPLGEDGDSEFGDLIEDSEAVVPADAVSFTLLQEQLHSVLDTLSEREAGVVAMRFGLTDGQPKTLDEIGKVYGVTRERIRQIESKTMSKLRHPSRSQVLRDYLD; translated from the coding sequence GTGTCGCCGAGAAAGACAACTGCAGTCGAAGAGACTGACACTGCAAGCAAGCGCACTGCCGTGGACGAAGCGTCGGCCGCTCCGGCTCCGATGGAAGCTGCTGCCGGCGAGAAGACTGCTGTGAAGACGGTCCGCAAGGCCGCGGCACGGAAGCCCGCCGCTGCTAAGGCTGGCACCGCTGCAGCCCGCAAGCCCGCCGCCAAGTCGGCCAAGGCCGCCAAGGCAGCAGCTGCAGCGGAGGAGGAAGAGTCCCGGCGTGCCGCCGAGCCCGCTGAGCCGGAGCTCGACGAAGCCGCAGCGCCCGAGGCAGTACCCACAGGTTCCGGGTTTGTGTACTCCGACGCCGACGACGATGACGCCCCTGCCCAGCAGGTCGTCTCCGCAGGCGCCACGGCCGACCCGGTCAAGGACTACCTGAAGCAGATCGGCAAGGTTGCCCTGCTGAATGCAGAGCAGGAAGTTGACCTGGCCCTGCGCATCGAAGCCGGTCTGTTTGCCGACGAGAAGCTCGCAGCGGATCCGGACATGGACCCCAAGCTCAAGCGCGAGCTTGAATTTATCGTCCACGACGGCAAGCGCGCCAAGAACCACCTCCTGGAGGCCAACCTCCGCCTGGTGGTCTCCCTGGCCAAGCGCTACACCGGCCGCGGCATGCTGTTCCTGGACCTTATCCAGGAAGGCAACCTGGGCCTGATCCGTGCAGTCGAGAAGTTCGACTACACCAAGGGCTTCAAGTTCTCCACGTATGCCACTTGGTGGATCCGCCAGGCCATCACCCGCGCCATGGCTGACCAGGCCCGCACCATCCGTATACCGGTGCACATGGTCGAGGTCATCAACAAGCTGGCCCGCGTCCAGCGCCAGATGCTCCAGGACCTGGGCCGCGAGCCCGCTCCGGAAGAGCTGGCCCTGGAATTGGACATGACTCCTGAAAAGGTTGTTGAAGTCCAGAAGTACGGCCGGGAACCCATCTCGCTGCACACGCCCCTGGGCGAGGACGGCGACTCCGAGTTCGGTGACCTCATCGAGGACTCCGAAGCCGTTGTCCCTGCCGATGCGGTGAGCTTCACCCTGCTGCAGGAACAGCTGCACTCGGTGCTGGATACCCTCTCCGAGCGTGAAGCCGGTGTTGTGGCCATGCGCTTCGGCCTGACGGACGGCCAGCCTAAGACACTGGATGAGATCGGAAAGGTTTACGGGGTCACCCGCGAACGTATCCGCCAGATCGAGTCCAAGACCATGTCCAAGCTGCGTCACCCGTCTCGTTCCCAGGTGCTGCGCGACTACTTGGACTAA
- a CDS encoding DUF7455 domain-containing protein, whose amino-acid sequence MTAAVATRELNTLDRCDRCGAQAYVRAVLESSGGELLFCGHHARAVEANLRPLTSEWQDETSRLTVKAVPVPAD is encoded by the coding sequence ATGACGGCAGCAGTAGCTACTCGTGAACTGAATACGCTGGACCGCTGTGACCGCTGCGGCGCGCAGGCGTACGTACGTGCGGTACTTGAATCCTCGGGCGGTGAGCTGCTCTTCTGCGGCCACCATGCACGGGCCGTGGAGGCCAACCTCCGTCCCCTTACCTCGGAATGGCAGGATGAAACCTCCAGGCTGACGGTAAAGGCCGTTCCGGTCCCCGCAGACTAG
- a CDS encoding DNA gyrase/topoisomerase IV subunit B: protein MAPPNTEYNARHLSVLEGLEAVRKRPGMYIGSTDSRGLMHCLWEIIDNSVDEALAGYGQSIKVILHPDGSVEIHDDGRGIPVDIEPKTGLTGVEVVFTKLHAGGKFGGGSYAASGGLHGVGASVVNALSSRLDVQVDRAGKTYQMNFRRGEPGHFADTGKSPSPDAKFSPFLESSSLEVVGKAKRGVTGTRIRYWADRQIFTPDAKFSYTELQDRARQTSFLIPGLRITLRDERRLPGTPGEAGPVEEVFQHDGGIAEFVEFLAADAAVTDIWRLQGSGKFKESVPVLDASGHSKITEVERECEVDIALRWGIGYETNIRSFVNIISTPKGGTHQAGFEQALLKTFRKVIEANARKLKAGNDKIEKDDVFAGLTAVLTVRLAEPQFEGQTKEILGTSAVRAIVAKVVDKEISARLNSTARNDKSQSALLLEKVVSEMKSRISARVHKETQRRKNALETSSMPVKLADCRIDDNERSELFIVEGDSALGTAKLARSSDYQALLPIRGKILNVQKASVADMLSNAECAALIQVVGAGSGRSFQLDAARYGKVIFMTDADVDGAHIRTLLLTLFFRYMRPLVEAGRVYAAVPPLHRVEVINHGAKANEMIYTYSEKELHQLLAKLQKDGKNYKEPIQRYKGLGEMDADQLAETTMDPRHRTLRRVRIDQAADAERAFELLMGSDVAPRKDFIVAGAAMLDRDRIDA from the coding sequence GTGGCGCCCCCGAACACTGAGTACAACGCCCGCCACCTTTCCGTCCTGGAAGGGCTAGAAGCCGTCCGGAAGCGTCCGGGTATGTACATCGGCTCCACCGACTCCCGCGGGCTGATGCACTGTCTCTGGGAGATCATCGACAACTCCGTCGATGAGGCCCTGGCCGGCTACGGGCAGAGCATCAAGGTGATCCTGCATCCGGACGGCTCGGTGGAAATCCACGACGACGGCCGCGGCATCCCGGTGGACATTGAACCCAAGACCGGACTCACCGGCGTCGAGGTGGTCTTCACGAAACTGCACGCCGGCGGCAAATTCGGCGGCGGCTCCTACGCCGCATCAGGCGGACTGCACGGCGTGGGCGCTTCCGTGGTCAACGCGCTCTCCTCCCGCCTGGACGTCCAGGTGGACCGCGCCGGGAAGACCTACCAGATGAACTTCCGCCGCGGCGAGCCCGGGCATTTCGCCGACACCGGCAAGTCTCCGAGCCCCGACGCGAAGTTCTCACCGTTCCTCGAAAGCTCCAGCCTTGAGGTGGTCGGCAAGGCCAAGCGCGGCGTCACCGGAACCCGGATCCGCTACTGGGCTGACCGGCAGATCTTCACCCCCGATGCCAAGTTCTCCTATACCGAACTGCAGGACCGCGCCCGGCAGACCTCGTTCCTGATTCCGGGACTGCGGATCACCCTCCGCGACGAACGCCGCCTTCCCGGCACACCGGGAGAAGCCGGCCCGGTGGAGGAAGTGTTCCAGCACGACGGCGGGATCGCCGAGTTTGTCGAGTTCCTGGCCGCAGACGCAGCTGTCACGGACATCTGGCGCCTTCAGGGCAGCGGCAAGTTCAAGGAATCCGTTCCTGTGCTGGATGCCTCCGGGCACAGCAAGATCACCGAAGTGGAGCGGGAATGTGAAGTCGACATCGCGCTGCGCTGGGGGATCGGCTACGAAACGAACATCCGCAGCTTCGTCAACATCATCTCCACCCCCAAGGGAGGAACCCACCAGGCCGGCTTCGAGCAGGCGCTGCTCAAGACGTTCCGCAAGGTTATTGAAGCCAATGCACGCAAGCTCAAGGCCGGCAACGACAAAATCGAGAAGGACGATGTCTTCGCCGGCCTGACCGCAGTGCTGACCGTCCGGCTGGCCGAGCCACAGTTCGAAGGCCAGACCAAGGAGATCCTGGGCACCTCGGCCGTGCGGGCCATCGTGGCCAAGGTTGTGGACAAGGAAATCTCCGCCCGCCTGAACTCCACCGCCCGCAACGACAAGTCCCAGTCGGCGCTGCTGCTGGAAAAGGTCGTTTCGGAGATGAAATCCCGGATCTCCGCGCGCGTCCACAAGGAGACCCAGCGGCGCAAGAACGCCCTGGAAACCTCCTCCATGCCCGTGAAGCTGGCCGATTGCCGGATTGACGACAACGAGCGCTCCGAACTGTTCATCGTCGAAGGTGACAGCGCGCTCGGCACCGCCAAGCTGGCGCGGTCCTCCGACTACCAGGCGCTGCTGCCGATCCGCGGCAAGATCCTGAACGTGCAGAAGGCCTCGGTGGCGGACATGCTCTCCAACGCCGAGTGCGCAGCCCTGATCCAGGTGGTCGGGGCCGGGTCCGGGCGCAGCTTCCAGCTTGACGCCGCCCGGTACGGCAAGGTCATCTTCATGACCGACGCCGACGTCGACGGCGCGCACATCCGCACGCTGCTGCTGACGCTGTTCTTCCGCTACATGCGCCCGCTGGTCGAGGCCGGCCGCGTCTACGCCGCCGTTCCGCCGCTGCACCGGGTGGAGGTCATCAACCACGGCGCCAAAGCCAACGAGATGATCTACACCTACAGCGAGAAGGAGCTGCACCAGCTGCTCGCGAAGCTGCAGAAGGACGGCAAGAACTACAAGGAGCCGATCCAGCGGTACAAGGGTTTGGGTGAAATGGATGCAGACCAGCTGGCCGAAACCACCATGGATCCGCGGCACCGGACCCTGCGCAGGGTCCGGATCGACCAGGCGGCCGACGCCGAACGCGCCTTTGAACTGCTGATGGGCAGCGACGTCGCTCCGCGCAAGGACTTCATCGTGGCCGGGGCGGCGATGCTGGACCGCGACCGGATCGACGCCTAA
- a CDS encoding M56 family metallopeptidase: MFWASYCLAALALVLAWPVPIALSRAKWPARSPFTALVLWQAIALAGGLSMIGAMLTWGLEPLGPNLIDALRGLGNILLNGAPATTLGLVHVFALSAAVLLTAHLLFTLLLTYYRIRRSRNRHRDMLTLLSSPSATRPATVVINHPTPVAYCLPGGARSVTVLSDGLLDMLSDDELSAVLTHEKAHLAQHHHLLLWAFAAWRAALPWLPTSQLAQQSVNELIEMLADDDALAQVPSETLVRAVAIVGTGAAPTDRGIPAPAVSTPLLGSPDELEQLGTVHRLSRLLTPQPPLPAWQRTAVLILSGLLLAVPTTLLVAPGIV, encoded by the coding sequence GTGTTCTGGGCCTCATATTGCCTTGCTGCGCTGGCCCTCGTGCTGGCGTGGCCGGTTCCGATTGCCCTGTCCCGGGCGAAGTGGCCGGCACGGTCCCCATTCACCGCCCTGGTGCTGTGGCAGGCCATAGCACTGGCCGGTGGGCTGTCCATGATCGGGGCCATGCTCACGTGGGGCCTGGAGCCCCTGGGCCCGAACCTGATCGATGCCCTGCGCGGGCTGGGGAATATCCTGCTCAACGGCGCCCCCGCCACCACGCTGGGCCTCGTGCACGTGTTTGCCCTCAGCGCCGCCGTGCTGCTGACCGCACACCTGCTCTTCACCCTGCTGCTCACGTACTACCGGATCCGCCGCAGCCGCAACCGGCACCGCGACATGCTGACGCTGCTGAGCTCACCGTCTGCCACCCGCCCGGCCACGGTGGTCATCAACCACCCCACCCCGGTGGCCTACTGCCTGCCCGGTGGAGCCCGATCCGTCACGGTGCTCTCCGACGGCCTGCTGGACATGCTCTCCGACGACGAACTCTCGGCCGTGCTGACCCACGAAAAGGCCCACCTCGCCCAGCATCACCATCTGCTCCTGTGGGCTTTCGCCGCCTGGCGCGCCGCCTTGCCCTGGCTGCCCACGTCCCAGCTGGCCCAGCAGTCCGTGAACGAACTGATTGAAATGCTGGCCGACGACGACGCCCTGGCGCAGGTGCCATCCGAGACCCTGGTGCGGGCGGTGGCGATCGTCGGAACGGGTGCAGCCCCCACTGACCGCGGTATTCCGGCTCCCGCCGTGAGCACCCCGCTGCTGGGCAGCCCCGACGAACTGGAACAGCTGGGCACGGTCCACCGCCTGAGCCGCCTCCTCACGCCCCAGCCTCCCCTGCCGGCCTGGCAGCGCACCGCGGTCCTGATACTCTCCGGACTGCTCCTGGCCGTGCCCACAACGCTCCTGGTGGCCCCGGGCATCGTATGA
- a CDS encoding BlaI/MecI/CopY family transcriptional regulator translates to MATLGELERATMDLLWESSEAATANELREKLAEANPSAGTGLGKGLAVTTILTVLSRLEKKGLVQRERNIRPHRYRAITSKAEHTAELMHEVLGSVTDREAVLARFVGSVSVKEAETLRRLLGGA, encoded by the coding sequence ATGGCTACCCTCGGCGAGCTGGAGCGGGCAACAATGGACCTCCTGTGGGAGTCGTCCGAGGCCGCAACGGCCAACGAACTGCGTGAGAAACTGGCCGAGGCCAACCCGTCCGCCGGCACCGGCCTGGGCAAGGGCCTGGCGGTCACCACCATCCTGACCGTGCTTTCACGGCTGGAGAAAAAGGGTCTGGTACAGCGGGAGCGGAACATCCGCCCGCACCGGTACCGTGCCATCACGTCCAAGGCTGAACACACGGCTGAGCTCATGCATGAGGTCCTCGGCTCCGTAACGGACCGCGAGGCGGTACTGGCCCGGTTCGTCGGCTCGGTGTCAGTCAAGGAAGCGGAAACCCTGCGCCGGCTGCTCGGCGGCGCCTGA
- a CDS encoding cytochrome ubiquinol oxidase subunit I has product MEALDIARWQFGITTVYHFLMVPLTIGLGLVVATLQTMWVRTGKEQYLRMTKFWGKLFLINFIMGVATGLVQEFQFGMAWSEYSRFVGDVFGAPLALESLLAFFTESVFLGLWIFGWNRLPKKLHLATIWIATLASVLSAYFILAANSWMQHPVGVEMVDGRPVLNDIWAVLTNNTLLVAFPHQITAALSVAGGFLLGIAWFHLWKRRRDGIDTVNADGTVTVGSRPETGRDTTDHSVWIKSLRIGAVVAMISFAGTAITGDLQGKLMFDQQPMKMAAAEAACHDGTSFSILSVGDVGAKNCDDVTAVIEVPGLLSFLANNDFDTEVKGVNTLIPEYQEAYGTHIPDDPKYGEQAGTEIDYLPVMSVTYWGFRIMIGFGGVAAVAAAAALWVTRKGTVPASKWLMRLAVFGILAPFGANSAGWIFTEMGRQPFVVAPNPSFTGIDQVFMFTASAVSPGVSRAELLFSLAAFVLVYLALLIVEVRLLFKFTRGGVPSAMPELLHGDGHDGGSSGGMDSAGGDDGSGSDGSGGTTKTKQPDDVLGFAY; this is encoded by the coding sequence TTGGAAGCACTCGATATTGCCCGCTGGCAGTTTGGCATCACCACGGTTTACCACTTCCTCATGGTGCCCCTGACCATCGGCCTGGGGCTGGTGGTGGCTACTCTGCAGACCATGTGGGTCCGCACCGGAAAAGAGCAGTACCTGCGGATGACCAAGTTCTGGGGCAAGCTGTTCCTGATCAACTTCATCATGGGTGTGGCCACCGGCCTGGTGCAGGAATTCCAATTCGGCATGGCCTGGAGCGAATACAGCCGCTTCGTTGGTGACGTCTTCGGCGCACCGCTGGCCTTGGAATCCCTCCTGGCCTTCTTCACCGAGTCGGTCTTCCTGGGCCTGTGGATCTTCGGCTGGAATCGGCTGCCCAAGAAACTGCACCTGGCAACCATCTGGATCGCCACCCTTGCATCTGTGCTCTCGGCCTACTTCATCCTCGCTGCCAACTCCTGGATGCAGCACCCCGTGGGTGTTGAAATGGTGGACGGCCGCCCGGTCCTGAACGATATCTGGGCCGTGCTGACCAACAACACCCTGCTCGTTGCTTTTCCGCACCAGATCACCGCTGCCCTTTCGGTGGCCGGCGGCTTCCTGCTGGGTATCGCCTGGTTCCACCTCTGGAAGCGGCGCAGGGACGGCATCGACACCGTCAATGCCGACGGTACGGTGACCGTCGGTTCGCGCCCGGAAACCGGCCGCGACACGACCGACCACAGTGTCTGGATCAAATCCCTGCGTATCGGTGCTGTCGTCGCGATGATCTCCTTTGCCGGAACGGCCATCACCGGTGACCTGCAGGGCAAGCTCATGTTTGATCAGCAGCCCATGAAGATGGCCGCAGCCGAAGCCGCCTGCCACGACGGCACCTCCTTCTCGATCCTCTCCGTCGGCGATGTCGGCGCCAAGAACTGCGACGACGTCACGGCGGTCATCGAGGTCCCCGGTCTGTTGTCCTTCCTGGCCAACAACGACTTCGATACCGAGGTCAAGGGTGTCAACACCCTGATTCCGGAATACCAGGAGGCCTACGGCACGCACATTCCCGACGATCCCAAGTACGGGGAGCAGGCCGGCACCGAGATTGACTACCTGCCGGTGATGTCGGTGACCTACTGGGGCTTCCGCATCATGATCGGCTTCGGCGGTGTTGCCGCAGTTGCCGCAGCCGCTGCCCTGTGGGTGACCCGCAAGGGCACCGTGCCGGCGTCCAAGTGGCTGATGCGGCTGGCCGTGTTTGGCATCCTTGCCCCGTTCGGCGCCAACAGCGCCGGCTGGATCTTCACCGAGATGGGCCGCCAGCCCTTTGTCGTGGCGCCCAACCCGAGCTTCACCGGCATCGACCAGGTGTTCATGTTCACCGCCTCCGCGGTGTCGCCGGGGGTCTCGCGGGCCGAGCTGCTGTTCTCGCTCGCCGCCTTCGTCCTGGTCTATCTGGCCCTGCTGATCGTGGAAGTGAGGCTGCTGTTCAAGTTCACCCGCGGCGGTGTTCCCTCCGCAATGCCCGAACTGCTGCACGGTGACGGGCACGACGGCGGCTCCTCCGGCGGCATGGATTCCGCCGGCGGCGACGACGGCTCCGGCAGCGACGGATCCGGCGGCACCACCAAGACCAAGCAGCCCGACGATGTCCTCGGCTTTGCCTACTAG
- the cydB gene encoding cytochrome d ubiquinol oxidase subunit II → MISLPTLWFIVLAFLWTGYLFLEGFDLGVGMLMKLMGRTEKDRRVMLNTIGPVWDGNEVWLITAGAMTFATFPLWYAALFSALYIPLVFVLLGLIFRAVSIEYRGKHNDDRWRSRWDWAMALGSFVSAFGVGAALALTTTGLPLNENGDRVGGAFAWFNGYAVLGGFAVVAFCLVHACAFLALKTRGDIEVRARRAVVRWLPLGVLPMAAWAIVVQLQNGKALTLIPLVIAVAAVVLAWITARRGREGWSFTWMGLFLVAGVVTIFASLYPNVLPSTLDPAWSLTVDNASSSDYTLTVISWVSLFGLPLVVLYQGWTYWVFRKRITAASIPAAHTVNAQ, encoded by the coding sequence GTGATTTCGCTACCTACCCTGTGGTTCATCGTCCTGGCCTTTCTCTGGACCGGCTACCTCTTCCTCGAAGGATTCGACCTCGGTGTCGGCATGCTCATGAAGCTCATGGGCCGCACCGAGAAGGACCGCCGGGTCATGCTCAACACCATCGGCCCGGTCTGGGACGGCAACGAGGTGTGGCTGATCACCGCCGGGGCCATGACCTTTGCAACTTTCCCGCTCTGGTACGCCGCCCTGTTCTCGGCCCTCTACATCCCGCTGGTGTTCGTGCTGCTCGGCCTGATCTTCCGGGCCGTGTCAATTGAGTACCGCGGCAAGCACAACGATGACCGGTGGCGCAGCCGCTGGGACTGGGCCATGGCGCTGGGCTCCTTCGTGTCCGCGTTCGGCGTCGGCGCCGCGCTGGCCCTGACCACCACCGGGCTGCCGCTGAACGAGAACGGCGACCGGGTGGGTGGGGCCTTCGCCTGGTTCAACGGCTACGCCGTGCTGGGCGGCTTCGCCGTCGTCGCCTTCTGCCTGGTCCACGCCTGCGCCTTCCTGGCGCTGAAGACCCGTGGCGACATCGAGGTGCGCGCCCGCCGCGCCGTCGTCCGCTGGCTGCCGCTGGGCGTGCTCCCGATGGCCGCCTGGGCCATTGTGGTGCAGCTGCAGAACGGCAAGGCGCTGACCCTGATTCCGCTGGTGATCGCCGTAGCGGCCGTGGTGCTGGCCTGGATCACGGCACGCCGCGGCCGCGAAGGCTGGAGCTTCACGTGGATGGGTTTGTTCCTGGTGGCCGGAGTAGTCACCATCTTCGCCTCGCTGTACCCGAATGTGCTGCCCTCCACTTTGGATCCGGCCTGGAGCCTGACCGTGGACAACGCCTCCTCCTCCGATTACACCCTGACCGTGATCTCCTGGGTTTCACTGTTCGGCCTGCCCCTGGTGGTGCTCTACCAGGGCTGGACCTATTGGGTCTTCCGTAAGCGCATCACGGCTGCGTCGATTCCGGCTGCCCACACGGTGAACGCGCAGTGA